The Flavivirga eckloniae genomic interval TAATAGCATGGCTAATATTCCCGATGGTACGCTCCATCCTTCATTTGTGTCATTTAAAGTAATAGCCTCTTCATTCGCTTCATAGATTACCTTAGCCCAGCCCGGTCCACCAGGCTGTGTTTTTTTATAGAACCCTCGTAATATGTCCTTACTCTCTGGTTGGGTCATATAAGTAGCTAATAGCCAAATCGCCGTTGTGACCAATACAACCATTGGGTACTGATAATAATCTTCAAAAACACCCGTTTTCGCATCAAAAAGGTAAGCACCCACTGGCGTCAATTTTAGTACAATAGAAATGATTCCCGAAGCAAACATAGCTGTGATCTCACTCCAAGCATTAATACGCCACCAAAACCATCTTAAAATAAATATAAGCCCTGTTCCTGCTCCAAAAACCAATAATATTTCAAAAAGCTGTAAGGCATTTTGGAGCAATAAAGCCAATAGTGCACTAAGCACCATAAGCACTACAGTAGACAATCGTCCAACAGCCACCAAACGTTTTTCTGAAGCGTTGGGGTTAATTTGTTGTTTATAAAAATCGTAAACCATATAAGAAGATCCCCAATTTAATTGGGTCGAGATTGTACTCATATAAGCTGCTATTAAAGAGGCTAAAACCAAACCAAGCAAGCCACTGGGCAATTTTGTTAACATGGCTGAATAAGCCAGATCGTGCCCTAATTTATCATCGGCCACATTAGGAAAAGCTTCTTGTATGCTCGCCAGATCTGGAAAAACCACTAGAGAAGCCAGTGCTACTAGAATCCATGGCCAAGGACGCAGCGCATAATGCATTATATTAAAGAAAAAAGTAGCTCCTATAGCGTGATTTTCATCTTTAGCAGCTAGCATTCGCTGAGCAATATAACCGCCACCTCCAGGTTCTGCCCCCGGATACCAAGAACTCCACCATTGTACTGCTATTGGAATAATCAATAAGGTTATCAAGGCATGTGTATCGCTAAAATCAGGAAGTATGGAGAGCTTACCTGCTACATGTTCATTTGCTATCAATTTATCTATCCCTCCTACCTCTGGAATATTTACAAGATAATAAGCAGCACCTATAGCGCCTCCCATAGCTACAAAGAACAATACAAAATCGGTATAAACCACACCTTTAAAACCTCCAAGAGCACTAAAAACTACTGTTATAACCCCAGCACTTATAACGGTTTGCCAAGGCTCTAACCCTAACATGATACCACCAATTTTTATAGCGGCTAATGTAACTGCCGACATGGTAATAACATTAAAGATGACACCCAAATAAACTGCCCTGAATTTTCTTAAAAACGTGGCTGGCGCTCCGCCATATCTCAATTCATAAAATTCGATATCTGTATTAACATTAGATTTACGCCATAGTTTGGCGTACACAAAAACGGTTAACAAACCTGTAATTAAAAAAGCCCACCATACCCAGTTTCCAGATACTCCATTGGTTCTTACAATATCGGTAACTAAATTGGGGGTATCTGTCGAAAAAGTAGTAGCTACCATCGAAACACCCAATAGCCACCAAGGCATTGTACGTCCAGAAAGAAAAAACTCCGACGAATTTTTACCAGCTTTTTTAGAAACATAAATCCCAATGGACAACGTAATCGTGAAAAATGCTATTATTAGTAAATAATCAAATGTGCTTAGCGCTACCATATACTCTTAGATTAAAAATGAAATACCTTATTTTTTTAACGGCTTAATATACATTAAAAAGTTTCTTTATCACACTTTTTTATACAAATACGCTATTAAGTATGCTATAAGCAAGTTGTTAACTTTATAATTAATAATGAGTTGTGACTTCTAAAAATAAGTTTCTTCCCTTTTCTATTTAGCCCTCAATTAAACGCAGGAAAAAGTTGAGTAATATTGATTAACTTTTTCTATTTTTGCACAATTCTTAATGCGCACGTGGCGGAATTGGTAGACGCGCTGGCTTGAGGGGCCAGTATCCGTTTAGGATGTGGAAGTTCGAATCTTCTCGTGCGCACAATTTACCTTCTAAACTACCCTTAATCGCTTTATAAGCTTCAAAGTTTTTTATTTTACGAGTAGCTCTTCGACTTCTCTTATTATTTTCTACTTTTTGTATCTTCGTTTTAAAGGCAACAAGGCACAGTTAATGAATTTTAAACCAAAGTTTTCCGATTTTAAACAGAAAGTTGAAGCCAGCTTCCATAGACAAAAATTTATGGAACTCATCAATGCCAAATTGGTTGATGTTAAACCTGGCTACTGCGAAATTCAAATACCATACAACGCTTCTTTAACACAACAGCATGGTTTTTTTCACGCTGGCATTATAAGCACCATAGCAGATAATGCAGCTGGTTACGCCGCTTTTTCATTAATGGAAGAACACTCGTCTGTATTAACTGTTGAATTTAAGTTAAATCTTATGTCTCCCGGAGATGGAGACTTATTGATAGGTAAAGCAAACGTCTTAAAAAATGGAAAAACCTTAACGATTTGTCGCTCTGAAGTATTTATTCGAAAAAACGGTAAAGAAAAACTCTGTGCAGCTTCCCAAACAACATTGATTGAATTAAAAAATAAGCCCGATAAATAAACAAATCTACATTTATTAAAAATGTAATGTCACGTTTTTATCATTCTATTTGTCACTCTTATAGAACTTAAATAATTTGCAATTGAAAAACTACCAAAACCAATTATTTCCATACGCTTACAACATTCTAGGATCTGTTGAAGATGCAAAAGACGCCATACAAGATGTTTTAACCAAACACCTTTCTGCCAAAAAAAATCATATAGAAAATGAAATTGGATACTTAACTAAGTCGGTAATAAATCAATCCATTAATATTAAAAAGCGGAATAGCAAAACTACTGTTAATAGGGTATGGCTTCCCGAACCTTTATCTACTGAAAAAGCTGATGCTAATATCGATCGAGACGAAATCATATCATACTCAATGCTCGTACTTCTTGAAAAATTAACTCCTCAAGAACGTGCTGTTTTTATCTTAAAAGAAGCTTTTGATTATTCACATAAAGATATAGCAAATACTATCGGTCTTACTATTGAAAACTCACGAAAACTGTTAAGTAGGGGAAAAAACAAGTTGGTTAACTTTAAAACAATAAGTCACAGTAACTATGCTTCTCCCATGCCTTCCTACATGGAGAGCTACGTTAAAACAATTAAAAATGGTGATGTAAAACGCTTGGAAGAAATGCTATCAAAAGACATTTCATTACATGCCGATGGTGGCGAAAACATTAAGGTTGTAAGAGAATTAACGGTTGGGAAATCTGCTTCTTTAAAATTACTATTTTATGTTTATAAAACCTATCTGGACTTTTTATCAATTAAAATTACTCAAATTAACCATCAACCAGCTTTATTGTTTTATAATGAAAATACTTTAATCAATTGCCAGGTATTTGATTTTGAAGACAATAAGATAAAAAGCATATTTTCTATCGTTGACCCTAATAAATTAAAATCACTTTTTTAGTAAATCATCCACGAGCATTCAAAGGGAAAAAATTATTTTAAAGCTTAGAAGATAGCTTTTAGGAGTTACACTTAAGATTTCGTCAGATACTAAAACATGTATTCTGAATTTAGTTCAGGAAATTCAGTACAGGAAGTGGCATTAGTTCTACTTACAATTTTGAATGCTCCCGATGTAAATTGGAATTCTCAAAGTCGGGTTTCACTAATAAA includes:
- a CDS encoding sodium:solute symporter family protein, which codes for MVALSTFDYLLIIAFFTITLSIGIYVSKKAGKNSSEFFLSGRTMPWWLLGVSMVATTFSTDTPNLVTDIVRTNGVSGNWVWWAFLITGLLTVFVYAKLWRKSNVNTDIEFYELRYGGAPATFLRKFRAVYLGVIFNVITMSAVTLAAIKIGGIMLGLEPWQTVISAGVITVVFSALGGFKGVVYTDFVLFFVAMGGAIGAAYYLVNIPEVGGIDKLIANEHVAGKLSILPDFSDTHALITLLIIPIAVQWWSSWYPGAEPGGGGYIAQRMLAAKDENHAIGATFFFNIMHYALRPWPWILVALASLVVFPDLASIQEAFPNVADDKLGHDLAYSAMLTKLPSGLLGLVLASLIAAYMSTISTQLNWGSSYMVYDFYKQQINPNASEKRLVAVGRLSTVVLMVLSALLALLLQNALQLFEILLVFGAGTGLIFILRWFWWRINAWSEITAMFASGIISIVLKLTPVGAYLFDAKTGVFEDYYQYPMVVLVTTAIWLLATYMTQPESKDILRGFYKKTQPGGPGWAKVIYEANEEAITLNDTNEGWSVPSGILAMLLGCILIYSCMFATGYWIYGNYNYALILTGTALISGFFLVKIWKKIRATIL
- a CDS encoding PaaI family thioesterase, whose amino-acid sequence is MNFKPKFSDFKQKVEASFHRQKFMELINAKLVDVKPGYCEIQIPYNASLTQQHGFFHAGIISTIADNAAGYAAFSLMEEHSSVLTVEFKLNLMSPGDGDLLIGKANVLKNGKTLTICRSEVFIRKNGKEKLCAASQTTLIELKNKPDK
- a CDS encoding sigma-70 family RNA polymerase sigma factor, which produces MKNYQNQLFPYAYNILGSVEDAKDAIQDVLTKHLSAKKNHIENEIGYLTKSVINQSINIKKRNSKTTVNRVWLPEPLSTEKADANIDRDEIISYSMLVLLEKLTPQERAVFILKEAFDYSHKDIANTIGLTIENSRKLLSRGKNKLVNFKTISHSNYASPMPSYMESYVKTIKNGDVKRLEEMLSKDISLHADGGENIKVVRELTVGKSASLKLLFYVYKTYLDFLSIKITQINHQPALLFYNENTLINCQVFDFEDNKIKSIFSIVDPNKLKSLF